DNA sequence from the Epinephelus fuscoguttatus linkage group LG2, E.fuscoguttatus.final_Chr_v1 genome:
cctCTGTACATGTGGctccggcactatccactactctACCGACCCGCcttggtctttttaaactaaaagggttccgccaatgaCTACCCttcgaggcggaaaattgggcacctcgcatcaactcgccaatccggatCTGTgcgtctaaacgctcacagcttgccggcaaaacagcccaacattcgctgaaaatctggTAGTTTAAAAGGGGCTTATGGTACAATATATGCCAGCATGCATATCTCCGTTTCCGTTCACACAAAACACACGGACACAAAAACTTTACACTATTGGCTGTGATTGTTCAACTATCATGCTAGTACGCTAGTATGTTATTTTAAGAGTACACACAATTCACTTCAAGATCTTTACTCTTAAAAATGAGGCTTCATCAAAGACAAACAGGTACCTCTGAGGCATTACTGGTATGTAGACATCTCCATCACAGCTGTTATCAGCTCCTGGAGCGCTCAGCTCAGTTGTTTCTGACGCGGTTTCTGTATCACTATCCAAGTCAGATctgttcaataaaaaaaataaaaaaataaatatatgtataaattTGAATCATATGAGCCGCAGAAGCAGAAATTACGATACAATGTATATCCTgtataataaagaataaaattaCAGTCTGTTCTTCACACTGttgctttcctcctcctcctcctcaatgGTGACCTGCATCTccacaaaactgaaaatgacaaattaCAAAGGGGACATTGAATAAGATAAGAGGGTGAAAATGTACCTCAGGGAAGTCGATATAGTACTGACAGACATATAAAGCTACTGAAATGTAAATTCATGTTTATCATCATTTTGCTGGTGCTGTTTACCTCTGCAGACACATGCTGAAATTAATTTCCTGACAATTCAGAAGTTGTGAATATTAACTATCTTACACCTATGAAGTTAATACAACATGAAAACTTGTAAAATATAATGTGATCCAATGTAGAAGCCAGAGTCATGCAGAACGATGCCACACAaaggtgttttgtttgtgtgtgagaaaaaaaaaagggaaaggtTGTGACTGCTCGCCTTGCAGCTGCTACACGTCCAGGTCTTGATGGTGCCGCTGGCTTTTGTCTACATGTTCCAGTAGAGGGCAACAGTATGGCGCATAACTTGTCATAACTGTAAAAGAAACCCTGCCATTAGACACAAAACCTCACCTGTAAATGTTAAACATGCAAACTTACCCCTGCTTTACAAATGTCTGAGGTACAGGTCAACTTCAATTTTACCAGGTAGATTCTGTCTGAATGTGACAGTGAAGAAAGCAGGGTTATTAAACCAAGACTATGAGTAGATCTCATTTTTGTGGACTACTATCATTATTTTGGTGAACCAACCCTCCAACTATGACTTCAAACTGAGAAATAGTTTAAGgagcaaaaagcgaaatcgtttcaccgctaggtttgctgttgtgcactgcctgtagaccaaaacaaagtgtgtcatgagccacacctccctctacctctgctctccaaccccactcgcctcgtctaaacttagtttagcagttagcgatgtctttcactcactctcgatttctgctgtgtttagctattccccggcgtacttcaatgatgatggtacctgtaataaatgtaatatatttgctgcgATGGAGgcaaggctcagtgactagaagagctggtagaagcgctccatagctaacgttactccagtagccggtggCAGCCGACTCGCCCCGGATCCCGGTtagtgctaacaccgggagctaacgctaacgtttctcctcttctccgtgagtgagagcgatgttttagccaggctacattttacaatgctaactgcaaatgttagctgggctgccgaaCTAACGTTACTCACCTAACGTTACACAACcataacgcctgacccattgctgggaccgagccgctaataactcagttgtaacattaaatttaacttaATTGAATTGACATAGCGACATATGCCTAACGTTACTGCAACACGAAtttaaacagacatttgactttatgttgttacTTAGcctacctgtccaggagaagagaAGCTAGGTCCGAGTCAAATTCTAGCCCCTTTCgctctcgcagtgctctccaccttggaaatacacggccaatgttaatccgggttctgtctctttctttatccgacaacttcttcgccaacgACCGTTGTTTCCTTTGAGGTAATGTCGGATCCTCGCGTGAACGTTTCGTTCCCCTCTCCGCCATTTCGCTTCGAAATTACGCGTCGCcattgcttcttcttcttctgatttGATTGGCGGCTGGCAACCAACTTAAAGGTGCAATACCGCCACCTACCGGACTGGAGTGTGGATCAGTCGattagtaaaacaaaacaaaataaacaaaaacaaatgggcAGAAACCCAAATAAAGCATACAGTTACACCCTTATTGCACAGTTTGTATATTATATGATGTATTCTGAAGATGACATCTTGTCTGCAAGATTTCAAAGATTTGATGCTTGTGAGTgccctatgtttcccgggttctgtgttccccgcttaccatccaaaaaggttctatgtttcccgcttactaaaaaaaaggttctatgttccctgcttatccaaaaaaggcaggaaacatcgcagttgcattaatatgttgttttaacatctctaaacacacacaacagaacatAATGGGGAGACATGACAATGAAAAACTTACCCTTTGGGCGATCTATGGTGGGCAATCTGGGCAATTATATCCtagcagggaacatagaacccgggaaacatagaaccttttttgcagggttaagtggggaacatagaacctgggaaacatagaacccaggaaacatagatacgctcccctGCCCAACTGTCAGATGCAATCAATGCCTCTCCTTCGCTGTTACTCTCTAGCCACTCCAGGGCTATCAGAATAGCAGAAAGTTCCACTGTATTTACTGACAAATGATCTGAAGTTCTTTCCTTGATTGTTGTCTTGAATTGCGGTATATAAACATCTGCTCCTGTTCTACCCGTCcctgttgtcacggtaccaaaattgcgacccacagtacgataccaatgaaagtatcacggttctgagtagtatcacgataccacagcgaaaatgaggcagatgtgccttttgttatttataaaaagataaatcacagcatcaataagtgattaacatagcggggattgaaataaaataaataaataaaataaaaatcaaccagctaccctcctcccctgacaagtaaagaacagtcccttcataagtaaagaacagtccctaaagtgcggtgaggtttgtggaccgttacctgccacaaagagagaaatatgaacggctcgtttctcctctgacacaccacATACCCGTGTGCagccacggctcggttgtccaggtactactgggcagtcatgacgccagcgaaagaggaaattaggctactggagCTGGAGTctgacttctctgtcgccggtaagccgttatcttgcgccgcggagcCGGCGTAGGATATTTGAccaccgtattcctgtctgtgacccccgttcaacccacaacctgcaggattcgcctttcgtttctgctgctgattaAAATCTGTAcccgcacagcgtgctgaatgatttattttgctcgcacaaaactatttttagtcccaaatgcgagtaaaatgctcagacgtagagctctgtggaaaacaaatcactgccgacaagtaaaaagaaagaaataataactttcactgctcaaagatactcacatgcctggaaaacaaaccactacagcagcatattgaatGCCAGGTGAGTGCCGTTATTGGACggtgcatggacactcaccctcttgcaaGTGGattttgaacttatcccacagtagtggtacatGAGGCACCCTAGTACTATGGTActccaccctgcaacactagggacatcagccaatactgtatgtagtttttagatgtgaaaagttctagacccatgaAAATTAGTTCTGGaacgcaccagggccttttctgaaaagatcctggtatgCGTTCCAGTGCGTtccggctcaaattaagcactgcaTATAACTTGAGTTTTTGCCACTGATTGTTTAAAACCCCATTCATTGGACCACTGCTCCACCCTTTCAATTGCACCCTGGAGTTTCTCCTGTATATATTTCAAATTTCGGCCCTTCATCCATAATGCCCCATCATCGGCATATAATGATTTCCCTATTCCTTTCTGAACTTTATCAAAGACATCATTAATcaatcaaataaacacaagaagtttgtgctctagaaaaggaTCAGCTCTcggtgaataacctcctaagccctatgataagttattatggcaaggcttaactatacagaccagtgagcagtgataactaacatgtctttggggtcatcgggtgggaacctcctttcaccagtgtttcgtctagttggtcccacaacacctccaggaggctagacagtgatctctggcatcccagagacactcccctaatgccagctctcactgctccctgcaccaacccaataatctcctttaccttacatggctttctcagcccaaacagcactgccaccttcaaccagacccaggctccgtacatgtgAGCTCCAGGTAGcgacagtgctgatactacctttcctagcacattcaccatatttcacacgctacatagcataactacaatataagctaaaggagataaataaactcacaggatcagcaaacacactcaccttgcaacATGGTCttaaacaaaagggattcaacacacttaaataaccttcctcttcctggatttcctcctgagaggaagtggatctctccacctgatctcaaggagttatgtaccccgCTTAGTAGTTcaccctgctggcccccaactgacattatttcgtctcttatagataaactggctggctctggctgcttcatctgacatttccttcactgtcttcctcaaactctgtccccgcactctgAGTTCCTcgaggagcgagacagctgatcttgctatgaatcccctacaccccacttccactggacaaatcctagttttccatcctcgctgctcagcttctgctttCTTTCATGGGCtgcttccactgagtcttcccaaggaacggtcagctcaatgaaataaactattcgttgactcactgaccacaacactgtcaggcctctgcttggtacaaactatttcctggggaacaacaagcttgccccctaaatctacttgcatttcccaatcacaagcaccttctaggcggtcACACCCTTGCGTCCTTACTAACTTACcatttctgtatttctccccctcatggacaaactgaactgttaaactcctatccttaacaccttctgaattcacctgtcttcgtttccctttgataactgcagctaaacattttaacacctggttatgtcgccatgtatattggCCTTGtaacaagctaactttacagcccgACAAAATATACTTTGAGGTTGCAGTACCTGAATACAATGGGCctgatgggtcctcatttacccccagttttaggttctggggggttggtaacacatcgtatgtagcccctaccaggaatctaatacgattctcctccatactccacaggtccctccaactgagcttcctcttctctacactttcccaattcaaccactgtccctgtttagcctgggccactacctttgcagaGCAGGTAAAGAAAAGGCTCGCACACTGCAGGGCTCCTCTTCAGTGCAATTTATTCACAGAATAAAATGACAACGTTTCGAGCTGCCGCTCTTCTTCAGgtccactacctttgcaccccttaatatctcctcctgtctacatATCTGTTCCAcgaccagctttcttttatctttgggacctactttattccataccggttcgcctgagccaagccccaggcctccctgGGCAAattgaacattacctacaatctctgcatgcctaagagctgcctctgcctcctgaactgccgatcttgggttccacttactccccttggttggatttggaaccacactcctaccacgtccttactcccagataacaacagctccgtcctgaccttggtacatttaaattcctctgttaaactagatactggcagctgaagtatcccttttccatacagtGCAACACTAtttaggcacctaggagcgcccaaccacttcctaatataggagctaactgACCTTTCAATTCCCAACACCATTCATTTGAATTAAGcaataaatcaaatgaaatgaaatgagttTTAATTAAAGAATTTATTTCACTATACACTATATTACAAACCTGTACATATGAGGTAGCATATAACCAAAAGGCTGGTACCAAAGTTTTCACTAAATGGATTTGTTTTATGTGGACTTGGTAAATGAGGTGACAGGTGTTGTAAACAGGGTTCCCCAGACTGTCATGATGTCAGAGGAGACAACACTTAGATGTGCAAATAATCTGCAATTTATCAATTTGTGCATGAGATATGACACATTTATGTTCAACAACAAATTGTGTGTAATTGTAACTTGTGAACTTCCCCTTATGTTTCaggttattatttattgtttcatgTTTCAGTTGGTTCAAGTTTAATCTCAGTAAGGCACGGTGGAGGAAAAGGTACAGAGAGGGTCTGTGAGTTGGACTGGTCTGACTGCAGTTTGTTAGATGATGCTGCATATACTTCAGGACTCTGGACACTGGATAAGGACACGGGGTTGTTGCTGATTTGATGTCCCTCAGAAGTGTGGACAGCGCCACAGGCCTCaggtgtcacagtgtgttgacCAGCTGCCCAGCTCTGAAGAGACGAAGGATCTGGTTTACAATCTGTTTTGTCATCACCTGTAAGAACATACAAAAAGACCAAATTAAACATTACATGCAATTTAATTTTAGGACCCAACAGGGTAAAGTTTAAGAAACGGATGAAGATAATTACTGTAACAACACAGAATTTTTATATTAAGAACTAGTAGACTTTACAGTACTGAGATGTTTGAAAACCTCTTCAGTAATTTGGTGTGACATACTCAACTCTCCAACATCATGCTCTTCTTTCAAGCGAACATGTAAAGTGTGTTTCTGCCATGGCTCCAGTTCCTCTTCTTCACACTCCAGTTTAAGTTCAGATGCTTTTTGACTGTAATAGAAAACAACAGAATGACCCTGCAATCCATTGCTCTTGTAACTTGGAAAAAAACCCTCCAACATGGATAAGTGCAATGGGACAGGTATTTAAGTTGGAATACCAAATGAATAACTCAGGCAAGACCCAGCAAGTTGgcgtttgaattttttttttatcatcaatTTGTACTTTACTTAATGTTTTATGTCATGTTTCGTGTAGTGTTTGAGTGGTGGAACATTCTGGAACAAAATTATAGCCAGGGATGAGAATCAAGAACCGGTTCCTGTTAAGAACCACTTCCAACTGGTTCAATTAATCGTCATCATTAGCCTTTAGCTTAACGATTCCCTTATTGATTTTCATTACACCAAATCTTTACATCGATGATGCACGTCACGCTCGTCAGTAAGCAGCacattcaacaacaaagaagatgtaatggcggagagacagaagcggtcGAAAGTGAGGCTTCACTTCACCAAGACTAACAGAGCGACGTGCAATTTATGCAGCACCGTGATTACATGCAAGGGCGGAAACACCACCAACTAGGCCTGAACGATATATCTTTTAAGCATCGGCATCACGATGCACATgtgtgcaatatttacatcgCGGGGCTTGCGACATGTGGCTTTCCCTAATTAAATTAAGCATGCACGTTTAAATTGCCGGGTGATGTGCGTAAAACTCGCTTCCGTTTTAATGACTGGCCAACAAAGATGTTTAATTTAGTGGAATAAAGAATAAacggcctattcaagtgctggaattttttatttatgtgacaacgtCTGAATGCAAGGCAGGCTCCGCTCCATAGATtgtgtgtacagtgccgtgCTGTGGGTTCAGGCCTGGCTTGGTTATAAATGTGTCGAAGGAAGGAAAATGCAGCCTGAGCCGcactctagtgtgctcacctgtgtctgtgtctgcgtgcgtgtgtgcgtgcgtgcgtgcacgcGTGCGCATTGGGGCTGAACTCCGccatgcgcgatacagagagcagaggaggattgtaaggcgtgaccatgtagagacagaaatgacatgccgttgtgtaaacAATATGTCATCATGTTACAAGGTGAAATGTTTCAGTGTATAACACGATAAATAGTCTAATGTTATGTTATCATATGAAGTGACCATCGCACAAAATAACTAAGTAACTTTAGTTtagccctctcctctccttttatATGCTTTATTGacaagtgtgtgaattgacctggatatgaagcATCTGTAGCGCCAAACACTGAAAGAGATGGTGGTTTCACTGAACAAGTGCCTATTTGCAGCACATTTTATGCTGCTGCATTCAAAGCAATATTAGCCTAATAATTCCAGAATGATTAATTCTCACCTGTAGAGTAGAGCTACTGAAGTCATCTGGTGGAAAACAATgcatccatttaaaaaaaacaaaaaaacaaatcgtTATATTTTGGGCTAGGGGCAATTTTTCccaatatcgtgcagccctaccaCCAACATGCTGAAGCATTTGTCGTCACATGGCATTAAGTGCAGCTGCTACAAAGTCTCAGATGAGCAGTGCCAGTGACAGCACGTATGTCCTGTCCCATGTTAACGATAGCACAATGCATTCAATGACAGATACGGTAACGTTATTTGACGTAGATGAAAACAAATGCCGTACAaatattctttcatttgttccattttaGATGATAGCAGTGGACCAATTTCATATTTGTTTACTTACACAAGTACTTATCTCTTGTTTAGAATAGAAACTCAATAAAAATTGTGTTGTTGACACCAAAAACCTGTAAAGTATACTTTTTCTACACAGAAAATTCACAGAAGGAATCAATAAGGGAATTGATAAGCAGAATTGATAATGGCACtgatatcaataaaatcctattAATTCCCATCCCTAATGAAGAGTCCCACTGGACTACCGAAATCAGTTTAAAAGGCGGTTTTAGaatcaaaaagtaaaaaattttCTTGTTCAgaatcattttcagtttttctacGTAGGCTTGTGGGTTATTTTTAGCACAGTGGTACATTTCAAGAGGGCTGAATTGGTATCACCCCTGCCTGAACCCGTAGGCGTAGCTTTACTAAACAAGTTGCTCTGGACAGTGCAAGTTAATCCATGTGTCTCTGTAAGGTTTTCAGTGTACTGCTGCTCCAATTTTCCACTCTACTAATACTTCCACTATGAGATTTGAGCAAAACTAAGTGACAGATGGGATGAAATACAGGAAACATAAGTAGATTCTGCATGTCAGAACTGTGGGCCACATATAAGTCTTAATAACTCTAATATAAAGGTGTCATCTAAAGGGAGAAAAGTTTGTTCTATTCAATATATTCAGAGTACATACAATTCACTTGACTCTTAAAAATGAGGCTTCATCAAAGACAAACAGGTACCTCTGAGGCATTACTGGTACGTAGACGTCTCCGTCACAGCTGTTATCAGCTCCTGGAGCACTCAGCTCAGTCGTTTCTGTGGCGTTTTCCATATCACTCTCCAAGTCAGatctgttaaataaaaaaaatatatatataaatttgaATCATATGAGCTGTAGAGGCAGAAATAAAAGCCCTTTTAAAATAGGAATTGtccaaatttgcaggaaagtccaACCAGTcatctttcagcattggcagtatataaataaaatcactGAGTGCAGcgaaatgccgcctacctacttttgttcatacagaatgcgcctttttcagggcaatggggcacatgagcaagtaacaaaatgtgtagctcagcgtgtgacgtaaacagtgatgtacTCCAAGGGATGCTGCCACTgctcagtccttcggtgattctctcataagtttgcccgtccttcaccgttcccgtcattTAACGGTTGATGGCCTCTTcttttgcgagggcaaggagggcgcgcaagttattgtctccccagttgctcatctttacagtgtctgtcaggtttgcgtttccctcttgctgccaccaccgccagtggctcgcacgtgcagcgctttcaacagcccctcccacaagtcatcaacagcccctcctgttgctgAAAGCCGCCTCAGTCTTTTTcaactaaaagggttctgccaatgaCTActctacgaggcggaaaatttgGCACCTCgcatcaactcgccaatccggctctgtgtgtctaaacgctcacagcgtgccggcaaaacagcccaacattcgccgaaaatctggtaGTTTAAAAGGGGCTTATGGTACAATATATGCCAGCATGCATATCTCTGTTTCCattcacacaaaacacatgGACACAAAAACTTCATGCTATCCACCTTAATTTCAAACacagaagtaaatagtgatcaacttccatttttttgtgcgtgacttccggtcagctgctttccctcatgctttcccttactggagctaacggtgcaagctaatttttttcaattttcaattgtttatgttagtcaatcagttagttggttagttagttagttagttagttagttagtctgtgtattttatatagcacaatctatcccgagtgacacaaactgcttgatccccgtctccagtgtaccagcagagaacctgcagacccgaatcagcgaaaaaacacaccgggctaaagagcctctctacctgagcagctgaagctgcggctcgcaccctcgacacacagacacatagacggtgcttctgcatgccagccaaacgtgtgcgcaactgtgagaaataaggtgtacgctgctttgctatcttttttccccttttctttctttctttctttctttctgtcagtgacatacactcctaacatagggcgggttgtttttattgactgagttgattattaagccatagtgatgcgcggatcggctctgatagcacccgaatcagcatccagctgttacaacatgattgagctagcaaagcagttttgtgttgctgtgtgtggtatttattcagttttgggaaatcacgatgtctagaaagcatcagtgactgcagctgacagggacagctaacgttaacactagcagcaaagctaacatcaggacatcatccgttaaaagcctcccgttgtcggatacgacatgaaactactccagttagctcaatcatgttgtaactaagacatccgctggaaaaaatatttttttcacggaccgtttattgagttattgagttacagacaccgctaatggctaacggctaacagctaacggttagcccagctaatctatgataacatggttattgtaggttagcccagctaatctacgataagcatgttattaattacaaacaaaacatgcacacagaaatattaACGTTTGTTCGATCATTGTGTtgatagactttacaaacatcaaattagtctaaacggtgatatagtgacgtgaaaaatgtgatatatatatatatatatatatatatatatatatatatatatatatataaactcaacaaggtaaacaacaaggcgattcccatttacacagtggtcaagagtgctggacctgaagtgtcgcacaaaaaaacggaagctggctgcgttctgttttgcctccgtgtttccgtgaaaaataaggtggattgGCTGTGACTCTAATATAAAGGTGTCATCTAAAAGGGGAAAAAGCTTTTTCAATTCATTATATTCAGAGTACACACAATTCACTTCAAGATCTTTACTCTTAAAAATGAGGCTTCATCAAAGACAAACAGGTACCTCTGAGGCATTACTGGTAGGTAAACGTCACAGCTGTTATCAGCTCCTGGAGCACTCAGCTCAGTCGATTCTGTGGTGCTTTCCATATCACTCTCCAAGTCAGATCTGttacatttaaaagaaacacacataTTAGAATCATATGAGTCGCAGAAGCAGAAATTACGATACGGCGTATATCCtgtataattaataataaaattacagtCTGCTCTTCACACTGTTgctttcctcctccacctcttcctcaatGGTAACCTCCATCTccacaaaactgaaaatgacaaattaCAAAGAAGACATTGATTAAGATAAGAGGGTGAAAATGTATCTCAGGGAAGTCGATATAGTACTGACAGACATATAAAGCTACTGAAATGTAAATTCATGTTTATCATCATTTTGCTGGTGCTGTTTACCTCTGCAGACACATGCTGAAATTAATTTCCTGACAATTCAGAAGTTGTGAATATTAACTATCTTACACCTATGAGGTTAACACAACATGAAAACCTGTAAAATATAATGTGATCCAATGTAGAAGCCAGAGTCATGCAGAACGATGCCACACAaaggtgttttgtttgtgtgtggaaaaaaaagggaaaggtTGTGACTGCTCACCTTGCAGCTGCTACACGTCCAGGTCTTGATGGTGCCGCTAGCTTTTGTCTACATGTTCCAGTAGAGGCCATCATCATGCTATACTTGGCATAACTGTAAAAGAAACCCCGCCATTAGTCACAAAACCTCACATGGAAATGTTAAACATGCAAACTTACCCCTGGCTTAACAAATGCCTGAGGTACAGGTCAACTTCAAGTTTACCTGGTAGATTCTGTCTGAATGTGACAGTGGAGAAAGCAGGTTTATTAAACCAAGACTATGAGTAGATCTCATAGTAGGGCTGCTGTAGAATGTAGTAAAGGGATTTTCGTTCACTTTTAAGAGCCGGTTTAAAGATGCggttcattcattttttgtttttgttttgc
Encoded proteins:
- the LOC125899956 gene encoding uncharacterized protein LOC125899956; amino-acid sequence: MAEQMQPKLPLPALLVTARPAKQAKKRKSWAEKAATKKALDKARGQTRVAIGAAFERWRQLKKLKGLKSDVEVAIFLLDSYAKYSMMMASTGTCRQKLAAPSRPGRVAAASFVEMEVTIEEEVEEESNSVKSRLSDLESDMESTTESTELSAPGADNSCDVYLPVMPQRSDLESDMENATETTELSAPGADNSCDGDVYVPVMPQR